Proteins from one Papaver somniferum cultivar HN1 unplaced genomic scaffold, ASM357369v1 unplaced-scaffold_158, whole genome shotgun sequence genomic window:
- the LOC113337226 gene encoding F-box/kelch-repeat protein At3g06240-like — MDYMSVSSLLPLSTSSSATVWECESWDNFLHKMDCPSMFRCRCSTEFLSSCNGLVWTRCISCGICEEEFYIWNLSTRSYKNIPMAPRQVNNDEVDGYGFGYDFKTEDYKLVRVASDPASSKCSIVDVYTLESNSWKCSQIIPYRVFENGHNGEGMLFNGSIHWLALSSEQGSTIVLICFDTVNERFEEVALLLEAPMPNPEEPEANMFNINLGILGGCICLVLHFFDVQVDVLTMQQYGANESWTKSFSITEKSITSRRHVELLWIFKNNEILWQVDQGFVLYDPINETYRKLMLDSQITGSLNISCSDDMVNPFLLN; from the coding sequence ATGGATTATATGTCAGTATCATCTTTATTGCCATTATCGACATCATCATCAGCAACAGTGTGGGAATGTGAATCATGGGATAATTTTTTGCACAAGATGGATTGCCCTTCTATGTTTAGATGTAGATGTTCTACTGAGTTTTTGTCTTCATGTAATGGCTTGGTATGGACACGTTGTATTTCATGTGGTATCTGCGAAGAGGAATTTTATATCTGGAATCTGTCAACCAGATCGTACAAGAACATACCCATGGCGCCGCGACAAGTAAACAACGATGAGGTTGATGgatatggatttggttatgattTCAAGACTGAGGATTACAAATTGGTAAGGGTTGCTAGCGACCCGGCTTCTTCAAAGTGTTCTATTGTTGATGTTTATACATTAGAATCAAATTCATGGAAATGCAGTCAAATCATACCATACCGTGTTTTTGAAAATGGACATAATGGTGAAGGAATGCTTTTTAATGGAAGTATTCATTGGCTTGCGCTTTCCTCTGAACAAGGCTCCACAATCGTACTTATCTGTTTTGATACTGTGAATGAGAGATTCGAGGAGGTAGCACTACTGCTGGAAGCCCCGATGCCAAATCCAGAAGAACCTGAAGCAAATATGTTTAATATAAATTTGGGAATATTGGGAGGTTGCATATGTTTAGTTTTACATTTTTTTGATGTCCAGGTTGATGTATTGACGATGCAACAATATGGAGCGAATGAATCCTGGACTAAAAGCTTTTCCATCACCGAGAAGAGTATTACTAGTAGGAGGCATGTGGAGTTATTATGGATCTTCAAGAATAATGAAATCTTATGGCAAGTCGATCAAGGGTTCGTTTTATACGACCCAATCAACGAAACATACAGAAAACTGATGTTGGATTCTCAGATAACTGGAAGCCTAAATATATCATGCAGTGATGATATGGTTAATCCATTTTTGCTTAACTAA